A genomic window from Streptomyces sp. 846.5 includes:
- a CDS encoding sugar ABC transporter permease, with translation MQPVSAAGTEQKAAAPADSSRPAPSRTRRSFSGTGRRDATRRDPPRRGRRPRWPRIAHFAVFGAPGLLAYGCFVLAPVLISLGYSFTNYNPFNPPTRFVGLRNYTLLLSDDTFLTSLRVTVVLTVILVVVPNLAGLGVALLLDRPGVFYRAWRTVFFVPVVLSSVVVSIVWTRLLADDGAVNQILGWFGAGPVGWLSDPGIALYSLAAIMSWQMLGFCVVVYLAGLQAVPPDLHEAAALDGAGPLHRFRHVTWPLLAPALTINTVVLLITAFKAYDYIQVITNGGPGTGTTGTVAFVILQTGFTADHGGYASAMAVVMLAVVATAAAVVLRLLRRREVDL, from the coding sequence ATGCAGCCCGTCTCCGCGGCCGGGACCGAGCAGAAGGCGGCGGCTCCCGCCGACTCCTCCCGGCCCGCCCCCTCCCGTACCCGCCGGTCGTTCTCCGGCACCGGCCGCCGTGACGCCACCCGCCGCGACCCGCCGCGGCGCGGGCGCCGCCCGCGGTGGCCGCGGATCGCCCACTTCGCCGTCTTCGGTGCCCCGGGCCTGCTCGCCTACGGCTGCTTCGTGCTGGCCCCGGTGCTGATCAGCCTGGGCTACAGCTTCACCAACTACAACCCGTTCAATCCGCCCACCCGTTTCGTGGGCCTGCGCAACTACACCCTGCTGCTCAGCGACGACACCTTTCTGACCTCGCTGCGGGTGACCGTGGTGCTCACCGTGATCCTGGTGGTGGTGCCCAACCTGGCCGGTCTCGGTGTGGCGCTGCTGCTGGACCGTCCCGGGGTCTTCTACCGGGCCTGGCGCACCGTCTTCTTCGTACCGGTGGTGCTGAGTTCGGTCGTGGTCAGCATCGTCTGGACCCGGCTGCTCGCTGACGACGGCGCGGTCAACCAGATACTGGGCTGGTTCGGGGCGGGGCCGGTCGGCTGGCTCTCCGATCCGGGCATCGCCCTCTACTCCCTTGCCGCGATCATGTCCTGGCAGATGCTCGGCTTCTGCGTGGTGGTCTACCTGGCCGGGCTGCAGGCGGTACCGCCGGACCTGCACGAGGCCGCGGCACTGGACGGGGCCGGACCGCTGCACCGCTTCCGGCACGTCACCTGGCCGCTGCTGGCGCCCGCGCTGACGATCAACACCGTGGTCCTGCTGATCACCGCCTTCAAGGCGTACGACTACATCCAGGTGATCACCAACGGCGGCCCCGGCACCGGCACCACCGGCACCGTGGCCTTCGTCATCCTGCAGACCGGCTTCACCGCCGACCACGGGGGCTACGCCTCGGCCATGGCCGTGGTGATGCTGGCCGTCGTCGCCACCGCGGCCGCGGTGGTGCTGCGCCTGCTGCGGCGCAGGGAGGTGGACCTGTGA